The DNA segment CACAGCAAATCAAAAAATGAGTCTCCCTGACTCGTCGATTAGTCGCGATGTGCTTGCTTTAGCCTGTGACAAACGACTTGCAGCAGTCCAGATATTTCAGATGCGAACTGGAAAATTAGTAGGACGGCTTGGTTACACCGCCGACGCATCAGGCCTAGATCCTGGCCTCATTTTGCAACGGGTGATTGAAGAACACTACAGCCAAGTAGATCCGGTTGAAGTACCTCCAGAATTGTTAGTCCAGCACCCGCTACCGCAGAAGACACTCCTAGAGGAATGGCTTACAGAGCAACGAAAACGTATTGTCCGTATTCATTGTCCCCAACGACTTCAAAAAGCTGATTTAGTCGAATTAGTTCAACGTAATGCTGAATTTGAACTGCTTCGAACTAAGCAAAGACAGGAACGACATACCCTTGCCACAGAGGACTTGGCCCAGCTTTTAGAGCTCCCGATTCTGCCGCGTCGTATCGAGGGGTATGACATAAGTCATATCCAAGGCAGTGATGCAGTGGCATCGCAAGTAGTATTTCTCGACGGCTTACCGGCCAAACAACACTATCGCAAATACAAGGTCCGCAGCAGTAGTATTTACGCTGGCCATAGCGATGATTTCATGGCAATGGCAGAAATCATGCGAAGAAGATTTCGTCGCTGGGCACGAGCTAAAGCGGATGGTATTGACGTTAGTACTTTACAACGAGGAGGAAGAAGTGTATTACAAACTCACGGACTGAATGATTGGCCTGACTTGGTGGTGATTGATGGCGGAAAAGGTCAGTTGTCGGCGGTAATAGAAACTCTTCGCGAACTGAATCTCCATGAAGATCTCAATGTTTGTTCCCTCGCTAAACAGAGAGAAGAGGTGTTTCTGCCAGGTGAAAATCAACCACTTGATAGCGAACCCGATCAGTTGGGAATTACTTTACTCCGACGACTGCGTGATGAGTCGCATCGTTTTGCAGTTGGTTTCCATAGGCAACAGCGGGTTAAACGGATGAAGCATTCATGTTTATCAGACATTCCTGGCATGGGGCCAAAGCGGGTGAGGGATCTTCTCGCTTATTTCCGTTCGATCAATGCAATTCGACTTGCATCTGTGGACACCCTATCGAAGGCCCCTGGCGTTGGACTAGTACTCGCTCGTAACATCTATCACTTCTTCCATTTAACAGAGTCTGATAATAGTTGGCCAAGCTCTGACTTAGAAAAATATAATTATTGAGTGCAGCGCATGACCCGAGTTTTCTGTTGTTATCTTGCTGCCTTACTTTGGTTCACACCTCCAACCTTGGCTTCTCCAGGGTTATGCACAGGATCTGTCTACGCTGAAGGAATCACCCAAATTGCAAAGAATCACTGGCAGCTGTTTATCAAATTTAGCGATTAACAAAGTAATCGTGAAAAAGCCAAGATGAATTGCCAAGCAGGCATACTTAGTCCCCTTGTAGGCCAGATTGATCGCAAGCATGCTACCGATCTCGGTCAACAAGTGTGTCGATTAGTTAGAGAAAGCGACTAACTATGAATACCATTACTGTTGATCTCTAATAACTTTCGCAGGGCACTCTGTCATCATCTAGAGCAACAGCACCGTTGCGTTTATTGACGGCTCCTTGTTTTTAGAGGTAACCTAAGGTGGTCAATTCTTTTGTGTGCGCAAAGATAGCTAACCTCTCGTTTGTTGACATCAGCCTACGGCAATAACCTGAAACGAAGCCAGTTCAACACAGAATTAGTGCCATGATGGCTTCTCTGATACCTTATTTACCTGCAACTGCTGCACAGTGTTAGCTCTGTAGATTTCATTCCGTTGATCACATGAATTATTTTTTAATAAATGCCTTAAAAATTTTCTTCGAACTTCGGTTTCTGAGTTATGATTAAAGATGCACTCTAATTATTGAAGCTTATCTCTATAACCAAACAGTAAGTTTCTTAGGTAAAAACTTTATAATTAAACTGTGTAAAATGCAGCTCAAATATTTAGATTCTTCGATTAACAATATTGACTTTTCAATTAGAAAACAATAGAGTTAATGCTGATAACAGCGAAAACAATTGAAGATAATTATTATTAACTCGATTATCACTACGAATAATATAGTATTGACTTATTTAATTTATACTCTAGATTTAAGCAAAGATCTATTGATTTTCGCCAGTAATAAGCAGTTTCGTTGTCTGTTTTTACATAATCGAGCAATTTAATAGGTTTCTGAACAAACAATTTTAGCACTTTAGAGGTTATTAAAGGTGTTACTAACTTCTAAAGTTTAAGTGATACGGTGCCGTGGTTGAGGTTCTTTATTCCCAGGTTTGATATTTATCCGCTAGCTTCTTAATAAATTTTCAAATATATATTGAAATAAACTAAATGATCTAACTTGTTCTTAGGTTAACCAGAAAATTTTTTGATAGATTATCGTACAATACGAAACCATATTCTAAATGGGTCACGTAGTGTGGAAATCTGTAACGGCAGCTTTTGACAACTTGAGAGTCAACTTATTCCAGAAGATGTTTATATATCTACTTAATAAGATTAGCCCTTATGAAACGGCGCATAGATCTAGTCTAATATGTTCAATGGCGATGTCGATACATAACAATAGATCAGTATGATAAAGAGATTTTTCCTCAGCCGGTGTTGTCTGGTGATTATGGATTATGGTTTGCAATCCCAGACCCATTGGCACTTAAAGCACTCATAATCTATCGACAAAGTTTTAACAACTTTCTTGACAGTTTTACCTGAGAACCGCCTAGGGTTACTTTAGCGTGGTTGTCCAAATGACGCTTCCTCCCGAGGCTTACCTCTGGTTTAAAACACTCCATATAGTTGGTGTGGTTGTCTGGTTTGCAGGTCTTTTTTATTTGGTTCGACTGTTCATCTATCACGTTGAAGCCAAGAACCTAGAACCGTCGTTACAACAACCATTTTTTGCTCAGTACACGCTGATGGAGAAGCGGCTGGCAAACATAATTACAACCCCTGGCATGGCCGTAGCAATGGTCATGGCTATTGGCCTCCTTGTGGTTCAACCTACCTGGCTCCAGGAAGGCTGGATGCACGCCAAACTTGCCTGCGTCATAGCCTTGCTGGGATACCATGCTTTTTGTTATCGGCTTATGCGAAAGCTCCATGCAGGGACCTGTCAGTGGTCTAGCAGGCAGCTGCGCATTCTAAACGAACTCCCAACGCTACTACTGGTTACTGTTGTAATGCTTGTAGTGTTTAAAACACAGTTTCCGACGGGAGCTGCCACTTGGTTGATTATTGGGCTTGTAGTTTCTATCGCAGCGTCTATCCAGTTTTACACTCGTTGGCGTCGCCTGCAAGCTGAAGCATGGGCAGAGTTGTAGAGTGAAGAACCACCCCCTAATGGAAGTATTGGCCCAAGTGGGGCCAGACAGCTGTCCTAGCAAGCTGAATTTCCATTGTCACACCGTCTACAGCGACGGAAGCCTTGACCCCTTAATGTTGATACAACAAGCTTCAAGTCTGGGTTTAACTCATTTAGCGGTTACTGACCATCATAGTTCTCATGCTCATGCACAAATGTTGGCTTGGTTAGACAAGCGACGGACAACGGGTTTCTGTGTGCCAACACTTTGGAGTGGTATGGAAATCAGCGCCCTGCTGAAGGGTTGCTTGGTCCATATACTGGCGCTCGGGTTCGAGCTCAACCATCGAGCGCTAAGTCCCTACAACTGTGGTGCCGCTGCGGTGGGCCAGCCTCTGCGGGCAGAAGCGGTGGTGAGTGCGATTCATCAAGCAGGTGGTTTGGCTGTGTTGGCGCATCCTGCTCGCTACCGACTTGGATATAAGGTCCTTATCGAGGAAGCTGCTCGTTTGGGCTTTGATGGAGGGGAAGCTTGGTATGACTACAATATGCTTCCGACCTGGCAGCCAAGTTCACTCATCTGCGAAGCTATTGATAGCCAACTTTCCAAACTTGGACTTTTACGTACCTGTGGCACGGATAGCCACGGGACCGACCTCTGCGGTCGCTAAGTTCTACGTGCCATTGTAATTTTTAATATGGGCTTCTTTGATCGTTTTCTGAGAAAGGATTCACAGAACTCTGACCCTCTGCTTAAGCCGCGTAAGCCTGCCAAAGACAAGCCGGAAGAATTTTTTCTGGATGCCGACTCATCATCCTCTCTGGGCGATGTTGATTATATGCGCGAGTTGAAGACAATTCGTCGCACTTTCCCGGGCAATGTAAATAGCCCCGGTGTCAAAGAACAAGTCATGGAAATTGCGGCGGAGACCGAGAAACTCGAAAAACGCAGCCAGGGGCTTGGTGGAACGGTAAAAAGAGAGAAAGTTGTCGACCTCACTGCTGGTATTCCAAAAACGGTAAAGAAAACCTTTGCCGAGAAGGTCACCACCAAGGAGATGAATGAACGACTTAAGGGCACTGCGATCACAGGTGTCAATACACCAGCCCCAGCCAATGCTTCGACAAATGGACGTAAGAAAGAGCTGAAGCCGACGGTGGGGCCTGTGGCAAAAGCCGGTCAAGCTGGCACCTCACAAAAGCCTGGCTCGATCGATCCTTTTAAGCAGATGGTTCGTGATCTGAACAAGTAATTAATTCACCTTGCTCGATTTGGGCTTCACTGCTCACTATGAGCTTCTTCAAGTGTTCAATTTGATCAATCCTGGCTTTTTGCCAACAACCACGGTTGGATGCTTCAAGCAAGCGTTCTGCCATATCTCGAAGAACCCAAGGGTTGCTCTGCTCTAGAAATCTCAAGATGAACGGGTCGTTGAGCCACTGATCACATAAAGCCCCATAACACCAGTCAGGTACGCGGTCAGTCGTCGCATCGTAGGCAAAGAGATAGTCAAGACTTGCTCCCATTTCAAATGCGCCCTTGTAGCCATGTTGTTGCATGCCTTCTATCCAGCGTGGATTAAGCAAACGGCTGCGCATTACTTTGTCGAGCTCGTGCTCCAACCGATGCATACGAGGCCGCTCCTGTCGTGAATGGTCCCCGAACCAAAGTTGCGGACGTTTCCCTGAACTCTTTTCTACCGCTGCACTCAAACCACCATGAAATTGGTAGTAGTCGTCGGAATCGAGCAAATCATGCTCTCGGTTGTCCTGGTTATGAAGCACGACTTGAACTCGTCTAAGAGCAGATTCCAGCCCTGATCGATCCTCAGAAGGCTCTGACGATTGGTTGTAACGCCATTGGCTCCAACAGAGGAAGGCTTCTCCGAGGTCATTAGTACGCGATTCCCAAGATCCATTGTCTATAAGTGCTTGAAGACCAGCTCCATAGGCACCAGGGGCTGAGCCATAAATCCGCCATTGCTGGCCCTGTTCCCTGGTAAGGGCCGCTAGGGGGTTTTGATCCGCTGGCTCATCAAGAGACGCCACCAGTGACTGGGCTTGATCAACCCACGCTATGAGCTGTGGAAAAGCATCTCGAAACAGCCCTGATATCCTCACTACCACATCTACCCTAGGACGACCTAAAAGACGAAGGGGAATTACTTCTAGATCCACCAATCGGCGCGTCGGTCCATCCCAAACAGGACGGACGCCGATTAAGGCCAGGAGCTGGGCGATATCTTCCCCGCCATTCCGCATTGTCGCGGTACCCCACACCGAGAGCGCCAGATACCGCAAGCACTCGCCATGCTCCTGCAAGTGCAAATTCAGAAGTTGCTCCGCTGAGCGCCGACCAAGATCCCAAGCTGCCTCCGTAGGCAAACCTCTGAGATCAACAGAATAAAAATTTCTGCCCGTCGGCAATACATCCGGACGCCCTCGACTCGGTGCTCCCGACGGACCTGCTGAAATTCTTTGGCCACTGATCCCACGGCAAAAGGCCGATTTCTCCGATGACGCACACTGGATCAAATTTGGCCAGAGGTCTTGAATAATTGCAGAGAGAGTGAAGTTTTCATCGGGTTTTTGAATCCAGTTACAGAAGGGTGCAGCAAGCTCAGTTCTTGCTCCGTGGTCATGGTTCAGAATGATTGAGAGAAGGGTCAGCGCTTGATCTTCTAACCAAGCGACCGCGTCACCAACGCGTTTGCGCCGTTCACAGCCCAGCTCATCCAGTAGAATTTGATCGGCTTCCTCTAGTAGATCTCCTTCCTCCTGGGTCCAGGGATCAAAATCTGTACCGATCTCACGGGCCATGGCCTGTATAAGGCCTAGCCGGCCGTTAGCCGGTGGGCGAGCTAAAGCAAGAAGAAGTTCTAGCTCTAACTTTGGCGCTGGTCGCTGACCGAAGCGATGAAGTCCCGTACGAATCTGTGCCTCCTTAAGTTCACAGAGATAAGTTTCAGCGGAATTGAAGCAACCATTGACACGTTCGGGATGCCACTTGAGCTCCTCTTTGCTGGGTACATTGGGCCAATTCAATTCTCGAAGTGTATCCAGAATATTGGTTTCAATTAATTCGGCCCGCTCAGCACCAAGCTGTCTCGCCACCATAAGCTCATCAAGCTGGTCTTCTAGCCGTTGCAGGGGGCCATACAGCCCTGCGCGGCCTAGAGGCGGTGTGAGGTGGTCTAACACTACGGCCTGGCCACGCCGTTTTGCCTGTGAGCCTTCACCTGGATCATTCACAATGAATGGGTATAGCTGAGGAAGTGCGCCAAGGGCTAGATGAGGGCCGCAACCGCTACTGAGGCCTACCGCTTTCCCGGGCAACCATTCCGCGCTCCCATGTTTACCCACGTGTACTACAACGTGGGCTTTGTGCACCACATTAACCCAAAGGTATTGCGCCAGATAGCGGTGAGGAGGGGGTAGATTCGGAGAATGCAAATCGGCGATTTGATCAGGGTCATATCCGCGATCCGGCTGAATTAAGATCGCCACATTGCCAAAGCACAGGCCGTGAATTGCGAAGCCCCGTTCAGGGTCGTGATCACAGGCAGTACTGGGAACCCCCCAACGTTCTTGGCTTTTAGATCGTGCTTGAGAGGGAATCGAACGCCACCAGTCCTCATAAAGGGCTAGTGGCAGATAGTCTAAGGCTGGTCGATCCTGCCCCTCGGGTGCGTTAGTCCGACCCTGAAGCAGTCGTTGCATCAGCATATCGCCGCTAACAGGTAGAACTTCTGTCCCAAGGTTGTAGCCAATCTTCTGCAACCACTGCATCATCGCGACGCAACTCGCAGGCGTGTCGAGGCCGACTCCATTAGCGACCCGACCATCACGAATCGGGTAGTTAGCCAAGACCATCACTAAGCGACGATCGCATTCTGGGGTTTGGCGAAGTGTGATCCAGCGCTGGCTATGCTCGACCAGCCAGCTGATGCCATCGGAGTCCGGGACTTGGCAGGGCACCGCGGCTCCCATGTATGGTGCCGTTGCCTGATGTTCTCGAAATGCACAAGGTCTAGTGGTCACCCTGCCATCCAATTCAGGCATCACTACCTGCAGTGAGAGATCAAGAAAATCGAGACCACGTGTACTCTGCCACCAGCTCTGCCGGCTCCGGTTACTACTTAACAATTGCAGCACGGGTACATCAAGTTGTTCCCATAACGGACTACCCAAACCTGCTTCGGATGTTCGTACAGAGGCGAAGGACGTACCCGTAATTACAACCTCAACGTTTTGACTGCGTAACAAATCGATCACTTCGACTTGCACAGCTGAATCTCGAAGGCTGCTTACCCAGAGCAACCGTGGGCTTAGACCACGCTCTCGACAAGCCTTGCAAAGGGATTCAGCAAGTGTAAATTCACCGGCCTGAAACTGAGCTCTGTACAGGATAAGGCCGATGCGTGGACCGGATTCCTCACGCCAATCCCATGGGGAAGGATCTGAAAAGGAATGAAGTTGACATTGCGCTGGATTGGGTTGTTGTCCTAAGAGCAGGAGTTGCAACGCTGCAAGAACCTCCTCTAAGTTGGCGAGACCACCTTGGCGTAGTAATTCAGCCAAACGATCAGCAAGGGCCTGCGGGATGGATCCCAAGCTATGAAGTTCCGCGCTTTGATCGGCTGTTCCCGCCAGGATCAGCAGTTGACGATCACCTTTGACCTCTTTCCAGCGCTGCAGTTGCTCAAGGCCGTATCCCCAGTGTCCACGACCACCGAGTAGACGAACGAGCACAATTCTAGCATGTTGAGCCGTGGTCGCCAGATAGTGGTCAAGCTGTGCGGGATGGGACAGGCAATCGAGAGACAAACCCCGCAACTTGTTTTGCCAAGCAGAGCCTTGGGGGGATGCCAAATATGTCGCTAAGGTATTGAGATCAGTCCAAGCACTGGAAAGGAATAGAACGTCCGCTGGTACTTGTTCTACAAGAACTACATCCTCAGGGGGATCAAGGCCGGGACAGCTGGCAAGACGATGCATTATTCCATTGTCCTGATGGTTGGTGGTAAGAAGATTTCGAGAATCAGGTCCCTCCTGCGATGCATCAGTTCCTGCCCTATGCCTGGTTCCAAAACCAGTGCGTCCCATTCGAGGAGGCCAGTATCTCCATCGCCACTCATGCACTTCATTACGGCACAGGTGCTTTTGGTGGGATGCGCGCCATTCCGGATCCGCAGAATGCAGACACGATGCTTCTGTTTCGGGCCGATCGTCATGCGCGTCGACTTAGCCAAAGTGCTCGACTACTTCTCACAGACTTGAGTGAAGAGATTATACTCTCCGCCATCACAGCGATGCTTCGAGCAAATAAACCCGGGCAACCGGTCTACCTCAGACCGTTCGTTTACACCAGCGATCTGGGTATTGCCCCTCGCTTGCACGATATCGAAACCGACTTCCTAGTCTACGGATTGCCCCTCGGTGATTACCTTTCACCTGAAGGGGTGAGCTGTCGTATCAGCAGTTGGACGCGCCAAGAGGACCGATCTTTGCCGTTGCGGGGCAAGATTAGCGGGGCCTACATCACCAGCTCGCTAGCTAAAACAGAGGCTGTGCAAAGTGGATTTGATGAGGCATTACTGCTAAATAGTCGCGGCAAGATCAGCGAAGCCAGTGGTATGAATCTTTTCTTGGTTCGAGATGGTCAGCTGATTACTCCTGGTGTCGACCAAGACATCCTCGAGGGAATCACCCGAGAGAGCGTGATGGAGCTCGCAAAAGCTATGGAGATCCCTGTCATAGAGCGCCCTGTCGATAAAACTGAACTGTTTATCGCAGATGAGGTGTTCCTGACCGGAACAGCGGCTAAAGTTACCCCTATTCGGCAAATCGAATCGACTGTTCTTCAGAGTCAGCACCCTGTGATGCAGGCCCTCAAAGATAGGCTGATTGCTATCTCCGAAGGCCGGGATTCTGCTTATGAGCACTGGGTGACCCGGATCGCTACTCCTTAGGGCTAGAGAAGGGCTTTTCTTAAAGTTGTGAGGTTCTCAGATGACTGCGCAGCAGTGACACAAGCAAAGGCTTCCGTCCCCGTCACTGCCTCTCGTTTTCTCGATTACCTCAACGGTCCTCGTCGGCCGGTTTTGGTCTTTGACGGCGCGACGGGGACAAGCCTTCAAAGTTTAGGTCTCACGTCTGATGATTTTGGAGGTCCTGACCTAGAAGGGTGCAACGAAAATCTAACGATGACTCGGCCGGATGCAGTTCAAGCCGTTCACCGTCAGTTTCTTGATGTGGGCTGCGATGTAATCGAAACCGATACATTCGGCGCCGCATCCATCGTTCTCGCCGAATACGGCTTGCAAGATCAGGCTTTCGAGCTTAATCAACGAGCCGCTCAGCTGGCTCGAAAAGTTGCTGATGAATACAGCACCTCTGAAAAACCGCGGTTCGTAGCGGGGTCCATGGGACCAACAACAAAGTTACCGAGTCTCGGGCAAATCGATTTCGACACGATGCGTAATTGCTTTCAAGAGCAAGCGGAGGGATTGATAGCTGGAGACGTCGATCTAATGATCGTGGAAACTTGTCAGGATGTGCTGCAGATCAAAGCAGCACTCCAAGGAATTGAGGCAGCTTTCGGGAGTAGTGGTAAACGACGACCCTTGATGGTTTCAGTAACCATGGAGACTACCGGAACCATGCTTCTTGGCACTGATATTGCTGCTGTAGTGGCAATCTTAGAGCCTTTCCCCATCGATATCTTGGGCCTGAATTGCGCTACTGGCCCAGAGCAGATGAAAGAACACATTCGCTATCTTTCTAAATACTCTCCCTTCGCTATTAGTTGTATTCCCAATGCTGGTCTTCCTGAAAATATTGGCGGTGTAGCCCACTACCGGCTTACTCCAACTGAACTAAAGATGCAGATGATGCATTTTATCGAAGATCTTGGCGTACAAATTGTTGGAGGGTGTTGTGGAACGACTCCATCCCACATCAGAGCACTTAC comes from the Synechococcus sp. M16CYN genome and includes:
- the uvrC gene encoding excinuclease ABC subunit UvrC, whose product is MQPERLKQQLKDIPAEPGCYFMRDGNDRILYVGKSKSLRSRVRSYFHRRHGLSPRIHLMTRQIYEIEFIVTDSEAEALVLESNLIKNHQPHFNVLLKDDKKYPYLCITWSETYPRIFITRRRHSRNSLDRFYGPYVDVGLLRRTLLLVNRIFPLRQRSRPLYSDRTCLNYSIGRCPGVCQKKISSADYHHTLSKVAMVFQGRSNELQHLLNKQMQRYAEHMNYEAAARVRDQLQGLGQLTANQKMSLPDSSISRDVLALACDKRLAAVQIFQMRTGKLVGRLGYTADASGLDPGLILQRVIEEHYSQVDPVEVPPELLVQHPLPQKTLLEEWLTEQRKRIVRIHCPQRLQKADLVELVQRNAEFELLRTKQRQERHTLATEDLAQLLELPILPRRIEGYDISHIQGSDAVASQVVFLDGLPAKQHYRKYKVRSSSIYAGHSDDFMAMAEIMRRRFRRWARAKADGIDVSTLQRGGRSVLQTHGLNDWPDLVVIDGGKGQLSAVIETLRELNLHEDLNVCSLAKQREEVFLPGENQPLDSEPDQLGITLLRRLRDESHRFAVGFHRQQRVKRMKHSCLSDIPGMGPKRVRDLLAYFRSINAIRLASVDTLSKAPGVGLVLARNIYHFFHLTESDNSWPSSDLEKYNY
- the hemJ gene encoding protoporphyrinogen oxidase HemJ, giving the protein MTLPPEAYLWFKTLHIVGVVVWFAGLFYLVRLFIYHVEAKNLEPSLQQPFFAQYTLMEKRLANIITTPGMAVAMVMAIGLLVVQPTWLQEGWMHAKLACVIALLGYHAFCYRLMRKLHAGTCQWSSRQLRILNELPTLLLVTVVMLVVFKTQFPTGAATWLIIGLVVSIAASIQFYTRWRRLQAEAWAEL
- a CDS encoding PHP domain-containing protein, with protein sequence MEVLAQVGPDSCPSKLNFHCHTVYSDGSLDPLMLIQQASSLGLTHLAVTDHHSSHAHAQMLAWLDKRRTTGFCVPTLWSGMEISALLKGCLVHILALGFELNHRALSPYNCGAAAVGQPLRAEAVVSAIHQAGGLAVLAHPARYRLGYKVLIEEAARLGFDGGEAWYDYNMLPTWQPSSLICEAIDSQLSKLGLLRTCGTDSHGTDLCGR
- the cobN gene encoding cobaltochelatase subunit CobN; protein product: MHRLASCPGLDPPEDVVLVEQVPADVLFLSSAWTDLNTLATYLASPQGSAWQNKLRGLSLDCLSHPAQLDHYLATTAQHARIVLVRLLGGRGHWGYGLEQLQRWKEVKGDRQLLILAGTADQSAELHSLGSIPQALADRLAELLRQGGLANLEEVLAALQLLLLGQQPNPAQCQLHSFSDPSPWDWREESGPRIGLILYRAQFQAGEFTLAESLCKACRERGLSPRLLWVSSLRDSAVQVEVIDLLRSQNVEVVITGTSFASVRTSEAGLGSPLWEQLDVPVLQLLSSNRSRQSWWQSTRGLDFLDLSLQVVMPELDGRVTTRPCAFREHQATAPYMGAAVPCQVPDSDGISWLVEHSQRWITLRQTPECDRRLVMVLANYPIRDGRVANGVGLDTPASCVAMMQWLQKIGYNLGTEVLPVSGDMLMQRLLQGRTNAPEGQDRPALDYLPLALYEDWWRSIPSQARSKSQERWGVPSTACDHDPERGFAIHGLCFGNVAILIQPDRGYDPDQIADLHSPNLPPPHRYLAQYLWVNVVHKAHVVVHVGKHGSAEWLPGKAVGLSSGCGPHLALGALPQLYPFIVNDPGEGSQAKRRGQAVVLDHLTPPLGRAGLYGPLQRLEDQLDELMVARQLGAERAELIETNILDTLRELNWPNVPSKEELKWHPERVNGCFNSAETYLCELKEAQIRTGLHRFGQRPAPKLELELLLALARPPANGRLGLIQAMAREIGTDFDPWTQEEGDLLEEADQILLDELGCERRKRVGDAVAWLEDQALTLLSIILNHDHGARTELAAPFCNWIQKPDENFTLSAIIQDLWPNLIQCASSEKSAFCRGISGQRISAGPSGAPSRGRPDVLPTGRNFYSVDLRGLPTEAAWDLGRRSAEQLLNLHLQEHGECLRYLALSVWGTATMRNGGEDIAQLLALIGVRPVWDGPTRRLVDLEVIPLRLLGRPRVDVVVRISGLFRDAFPQLIAWVDQAQSLVASLDEPADQNPLAALTREQGQQWRIYGSAPGAYGAGLQALIDNGSWESRTNDLGEAFLCWSQWRYNQSSEPSEDRSGLESALRRVQVVLHNQDNREHDLLDSDDYYQFHGGLSAAVEKSSGKRPQLWFGDHSRQERPRMHRLEHELDKVMRSRLLNPRWIEGMQQHGYKGAFEMGASLDYLFAYDATTDRVPDWCYGALCDQWLNDPFILRFLEQSNPWVLRDMAERLLEASNRGCWQKARIDQIEHLKKLIVSSEAQIEQGELITCSDHEPSA
- a CDS encoding branched-chain amino acid transaminase — its product is MHQFLPYAWFQNQCVPFEEASISIATHALHYGTGAFGGMRAIPDPQNADTMLLFRADRHARRLSQSARLLLTDLSEEIILSAITAMLRANKPGQPVYLRPFVYTSDLGIAPRLHDIETDFLVYGLPLGDYLSPEGVSCRISSWTRQEDRSLPLRGKISGAYITSSLAKTEAVQSGFDEALLLNSRGKISEASGMNLFLVRDGQLITPGVDQDILEGITRESVMELAKAMEIPVIERPVDKTELFIADEVFLTGTAAKVTPIRQIESTVLQSQHPVMQALKDRLIAISEGRDSAYEHWVTRIATP